The following are encoded in a window of Bradyrhizobium guangdongense genomic DNA:
- a CDS encoding alpha/beta hydrolase, translating into MKGSEPMRRLLVSVVLLLIGTSFALAQPFTRRSSQMQHDELKKTYEIANFRLGGKYDLSDPSKWENGGEGGVTLESLGAGKLRTSYIAIGNARRNAAGEITNAVIVNSYYSGDSTDMYEQWVKGAALSGGVPIIGPGRPIDTDRYYVVMVDPLGTWGASKPSDGLGVKFPQYSYYDMVQANYRMLHDGLKIARAALVTGVSMGGTQTYVWGVMHPEYVSAIMPIGGTTQSDGDDPVGNWTFQMMTAAIEADPVWQATKGDYYKLPKEKHPVPGVAFGWSILGMTGYDFAFRTSQNWKAVQPEIFYWDPPNEKAGLNVTNRAKLYDAVDLVWRNRVGETHNINPYLGRIRARTLVMHITNDLWLNFKLAEKAVDRVPGADLIAQESPVAHYGVFPIINQRKNDPKFVAFMDDVAALDRAQKFEDKNYRVPGVAENIDSNKSFWKDFVTYPYPVKYANAKDRSGNSWQIGYMDEYAGTDKDPKVLVIIHGKGAFAGHYGNVMQYALRSGLRVIAPDLPHYGMSGPGNLDKSSARTMQDMREVIYDLVVNQLGVKKAYYLGHSLGGQFVMGYALTWPDAVQGLALEAPSGLEEYPRDITIAKDKKARLFDQSFDHDFDKWKAAWGPTGILDAEIKRSEQNVRDFFYFKKRDPETNAVSAAKSGYFFSDSEYARFHTEQRVGLIKGNPRELEQWCNVFIYDIYTIGAELQQDDPKNLYERLTQIKAPIFLAFGDKEPFIPTPAFNGLTDLGRDAITPFMSRMTNAGNRPILKIYPETGHFIHTDNPVEFPADVVDFVIKGTVDTSSPMGTDRMIKGAVVSALPVAPTPPGAAPTAGLNK; encoded by the coding sequence ATGAAAGGGAGCGAGCCTATGCGCCGTCTTCTCGTAAGTGTGGTGCTGCTGTTGATCGGCACTTCATTTGCGCTTGCGCAGCCATTCACGCGCCGCTCGTCGCAGATGCAGCATGACGAGCTGAAGAAGACCTACGAAATCGCAAACTTCCGCCTCGGTGGCAAATACGACCTCTCGGATCCCTCGAAGTGGGAGAATGGCGGAGAGGGCGGCGTCACGTTGGAATCGTTGGGCGCCGGCAAGCTGCGGACATCCTACATCGCGATCGGCAATGCCCGCCGCAACGCGGCGGGTGAAATCACCAATGCTGTGATCGTCAATTCCTACTATTCCGGCGACTCCACCGACATGTACGAGCAATGGGTCAAGGGCGCTGCCTTGTCCGGTGGCGTGCCCATCATCGGCCCGGGCCGGCCGATCGATACCGATCGCTATTATGTCGTGATGGTCGATCCGCTTGGCACCTGGGGCGCGAGCAAGCCCTCCGACGGCCTTGGCGTCAAGTTTCCGCAATACAGCTACTATGACATGGTGCAGGCCAACTACCGCATGCTGCACGACGGACTGAAGATCGCTCGCGCTGCGTTGGTTACCGGCGTCTCCATGGGCGGCACCCAGACGTACGTCTGGGGCGTGATGCATCCGGAATATGTCAGTGCAATCATGCCCATCGGCGGCACCACGCAGTCCGATGGCGATGATCCCGTGGGCAACTGGACTTTCCAGATGATGACTGCCGCGATCGAGGCCGATCCCGTCTGGCAGGCCACCAAGGGCGACTATTATAAGCTGCCCAAGGAGAAACACCCGGTGCCAGGCGTCGCTTTCGGTTGGTCGATCCTTGGCATGACTGGGTACGACTTTGCTTTCCGCACGAGCCAGAACTGGAAGGCGGTTCAGCCGGAGATCTTCTACTGGGACCCGCCTAACGAGAAGGCGGGGCTGAACGTCACCAATCGCGCCAAGCTTTATGACGCCGTCGATCTTGTCTGGCGCAACCGGGTTGGCGAGACCCACAACATCAATCCCTATCTGGGCCGCATTCGCGCGCGCACGCTGGTGATGCACATCACCAACGACCTCTGGCTGAACTTCAAGCTGGCCGAGAAGGCGGTCGACCGCGTCCCCGGCGCAGACCTCATCGCCCAGGAAAGCCCAGTCGCGCACTACGGTGTGTTCCCGATCATCAACCAGCGCAAGAACGATCCGAAGTTCGTCGCCTTCATGGACGACGTCGCGGCGCTGGATCGCGCGCAGAAGTTCGAGGACAAGAACTACCGCGTCCCCGGCGTGGCCGAAAACATCGACTCAAATAAGTCCTTCTGGAAGGATTTCGTGACCTATCCCTATCCGGTCAAATACGCCAACGCGAAGGACAGGAGCGGCAACTCCTGGCAGATCGGCTACATGGACGAATATGCCGGCACCGACAAAGATCCCAAGGTGCTGGTGATCATCCACGGCAAGGGCGCGTTCGCCGGACACTACGGCAACGTGATGCAATATGCCCTGCGCAGCGGTCTGCGCGTGATCGCGCCTGATCTGCCGCATTACGGCATGTCCGGGCCCGGCAATCTCGACAAGAGCTCGGCTCGCACCATGCAGGACATGCGCGAGGTGATCTACGACCTCGTCGTCAACCAACTCGGCGTCAAGAAAGCCTATTACCTCGGCCATTCGCTAGGCGGGCAATTTGTGATGGGGTACGCCTTGACTTGGCCGGATGCCGTCCAGGGCCTCGCCCTCGAGGCTCCCTCCGGCCTCGAGGAATATCCGCGCGACATCACGATTGCCAAGGACAAGAAGGCGAGATTGTTCGATCAGTCCTTCGACCACGACTTCGACAAGTGGAAGGCAGCCTGGGGGCCGACCGGAATCCTCGACGCCGAGATCAAGCGCTCGGAGCAGAACGTCCGCGACTTCTTCTATTTCAAGAAGCGCGATCCCGAGACCAACGCGGTCTCTGCGGCCAAGAGCGGCTACTTCTTCAGCGACAGCGAGTACGCCCGTTTCCACACCGAGCAGCGCGTCGGCCTGATCAAGGGCAACCCGAGGGAGCTCGAACAGTGGTGCAACGTGTTCATCTACGACATTTACACTATCGGCGCAGAGCTTCAGCAGGATGATCCGAAGAACCTCTACGAGCGGCTCACCCAGATCAAGGCACCGATCTTCCTCGCCTTCGGTGACAAGGAGCCGTTCATTCCGACGCCCGCCTTCAATGGATTGACCGATCTGGGCCGCGACGCGATCACGCCGTTCATGTCGCGCATGACCAATGCGGGCAATCGGCCGATTTTGAAGATTTACCCAGAGACCGGGCACTTCATCCACACGGACAATCCTGTGGAGTTTCCGGCCGACGTCGTCGATTTCGTGATCAAGGGGACGGTCGACACGTCTTCTCCGATGGGCACGGATCGCATGATCAAGGGTGCCGTGGTCTCGGCCTTGCCGGTGGCGCCGACGCCCCCGGGCGCCGCTCCGACGGCTGGCTTGAACAAGTAG
- a CDS encoding alpha/beta fold hydrolase — MPRVQAGEIQLGWREWGRGDVTVVFVHGNLASKDWIELAAPLFPSGVRVIGIDWRGCGDSDRPKPAADYVNYAMQQHAQDLLAALDALGIEFCHLATHSTGGIIAARMLLMQPQRFGRVFALDPVTPLGMAFNADQIGVFRAMMASKEVTRAVMATAASSLFVPDSLAPNAVPRFREGLGDIQRLFERILEQTFSVSEGIWIGTPVNLNREWESKELERRMAEIRHPHLVLWGERDGWIPPADLRAMAAAMPDCRLVIVPGVGHSMNLEIPALFAGYFGAWFGGLAR, encoded by the coding sequence ATGCCCAGAGTGCAGGCGGGTGAAATCCAGCTGGGTTGGCGGGAGTGGGGACGAGGCGACGTCACAGTCGTGTTCGTCCATGGCAATCTCGCCAGCAAGGACTGGATCGAGCTCGCCGCACCGCTGTTCCCCTCCGGGGTTCGCGTGATCGGCATCGACTGGCGCGGTTGCGGCGACAGCGACCGGCCGAAGCCAGCTGCGGACTACGTCAACTACGCGATGCAGCAGCATGCGCAGGATCTGCTGGCCGCACTCGATGCGCTCGGGATCGAGTTCTGCCATCTCGCCACCCATTCCACCGGCGGCATCATCGCCGCGCGGATGCTGCTGATGCAGCCGCAACGGTTCGGGCGGGTGTTCGCGCTCGATCCGGTTACGCCGCTCGGGATGGCCTTCAATGCTGATCAGATTGGCGTGTTTCGCGCGATGATGGCGAGCAAGGAGGTGACGCGGGCGGTGATGGCCACTGCGGCGTCCTCCCTGTTCGTTCCCGACAGTCTTGCACCAAACGCCGTGCCGCGGTTTCGAGAGGGGCTTGGAGATATCCAGCGCCTGTTTGAGCGTATCCTCGAGCAGACCTTCAGCGTCTCCGAGGGTATTTGGATCGGCACGCCCGTCAATCTCAATCGGGAGTGGGAAAGCAAGGAACTGGAGCGCCGGATGGCCGAAATCCGGCATCCGCACCTGGTGCTCTGGGGAGAGCGGGACGGGTGGATCCCGCCGGCGGACCTGAGGGCCATGGCGGCCGCTATGCCGGACTGCCGGCTCGTGATCGTGCCCGGTGTCGGCCATTCGATGAATCTCGAAATCCCGGCGCTTTTTGCCGGCTATTTCGGTGCCTGGTTCGGAGGACTAGCGAGGTAG
- a CDS encoding response regulator transcription factor, with amino-acid sequence MVKRIVAKVARPDPPARLEGKLVILPEYKSVYVVDDDPSMRRSMKRLLREHGYETVLFDSAGALIRHGRFEWALCIVLDIDLNGSSGIDLRRQLVTQGIAVPIIFVTGNDSEACRSAAVESGCAAYLNKPFMPQSFIASIQAVCGRAN; translated from the coding sequence ATGGTCAAGCGGATCGTAGCGAAGGTTGCCCGCCCTGATCCTCCTGCCAGGCTCGAAGGAAAGCTGGTTATCTTGCCCGAGTACAAGTCCGTTTACGTCGTCGACGATGATCCCTCCATGCGACGAAGCATGAAGCGGCTGCTCCGCGAGCATGGGTACGAGACGGTGTTGTTCGACTCGGCAGGAGCGTTGATCCGGCACGGCAGATTCGAGTGGGCTCTTTGCATCGTTCTCGACATCGATCTCAATGGCAGCTCCGGAATCGATTTGCGACGTCAGCTTGTGACCCAAGGTATTGCCGTGCCGATCATTTTTGTGACCGGCAACGACAGTGAGGCCTGCCGCTCGGCGGCGGTGGAGTCGGGGTGCGCCGCTTACCTCAACAAACCGTTCATGCCGCAATCATTCATTGCGTCCATACAGGCGGTATGCGGGCGTGCAAATTAG
- a CDS encoding helix-turn-helix domain-containing protein yields MLLRTHTSSSRPVDGHLAALAGERVFCSEFRYRRGTEIFGEGEETEYVYQIISGAVRTYKLLSDGRRQINSFHLPGDMFGLENGAMHRFTAEAVIETRVRITKRRSLLETMQSRESGASSFLGLVTRSLQHAENHMLLLGRKTALERVAAFLLEIDERLGHPKVMALAMSRRDIADYLGLTLETVSRACSTLRDRKMLMFADATQRKIVLLDREGLAEYDA; encoded by the coding sequence ATGCTGCTCAGGACCCACACCTCCAGCAGCCGTCCGGTTGACGGGCATCTCGCAGCTCTCGCTGGCGAGCGCGTGTTCTGCAGTGAATTCAGATATCGCAGAGGCACCGAAATCTTCGGAGAAGGAGAGGAGACGGAGTACGTCTACCAGATCATCTCTGGCGCAGTACGCACCTACAAGCTGCTCTCCGACGGCCGTCGTCAGATCAATTCGTTTCATCTGCCAGGCGACATGTTCGGGCTCGAGAATGGCGCAATGCATCGTTTTACGGCGGAAGCGGTGATTGAGACGAGGGTTCGCATCACCAAGCGGCGCAGCCTGCTCGAGACGATGCAAAGCCGGGAATCGGGCGCTTCCAGTTTCCTCGGCCTCGTCACGCGAAGCCTGCAGCACGCGGAAAATCATATGCTTCTGCTCGGGCGGAAGACGGCGCTGGAGCGCGTAGCCGCATTTCTGCTTGAAATCGACGAGCGGCTCGGCCATCCCAAGGTCATGGCGCTGGCCATGAGTCGTCGCGACATCGCCGATTATCTCGGATTGACGCTCGAGACGGTGTCGCGCGCATGCTCAACGCTGCGTGACCGGAAGATGTTGATGTTCGCGGACGCGACACAGCGAAAGATCGTGCTGCTCGACCGCGAGGGTCTCGCGGAGTACGATGCGTGA
- a CDS encoding helix-turn-helix domain-containing protein, producing the protein MFVRNSDVTSRSSSLRDLGMTSDLNPAVSLSEFSYKKGTEIYGEKEPAEYVYQVKTGAVRSYKLLSDGRRQIGAFHLAGDIFGLENGSSHRFTAEAIVDTTVRLIRRQTLELVADNDPVVANNLLNMTTTNLQHAEDHMLLLGRKTSLERVAAFILEMDQRLTGADVIALPMSRRDIADYLGLTLETVSRALSRLHEFGIIEFVGNTQRQIVLSDRQKLATIDLQG; encoded by the coding sequence ATGTTTGTGCGCAACAGCGATGTGACCTCCCGCTCCAGTTCCCTTCGCGACCTTGGAATGACCAGCGATCTGAACCCCGCGGTCAGCTTGAGCGAATTCAGCTACAAGAAGGGAACGGAGATCTATGGCGAGAAGGAGCCTGCCGAGTACGTCTATCAAGTCAAGACGGGCGCGGTGCGAAGCTACAAGCTGCTTTCGGACGGGCGGCGCCAGATCGGTGCGTTTCACCTTGCCGGCGACATCTTTGGCCTGGAGAACGGAAGTTCGCACCGCTTCACGGCTGAGGCGATTGTCGACACCACTGTGCGGCTGATCCGCAGGCAAACGCTGGAGCTGGTGGCGGACAATGATCCCGTCGTGGCCAACAACCTGCTCAACATGACGACGACGAACCTCCAGCACGCCGAAGATCACATGTTGCTGCTGGGTCGCAAGACGTCGCTCGAACGGGTCGCTGCCTTCATCCTGGAAATGGATCAGCGACTGACCGGGGCCGACGTCATAGCGCTGCCGATGTCGCGACGCGATATCGCCGACTATCTCGGCTTGACGCTGGAGACGGTGTCGCGCGCCCTGTCCCGGCTCCACGAGTTCGGCATCATCGAATTTGTCGGCAACACGCAGCGCCAGATCGTGCTGTCGGACCGTCAAAAGCTCGCCACTATCGATCTGCAGGGCTGA
- a CDS encoding invasion associated locus B family protein, with product MLLCHRNLVSSRTAKISLAALVSIAFTIAAPALAEIAPRGQRAANDITYGEWKKLCFKAAGAPLLCRTSISGTYETGQMAVRIDLIEREKAGNARVQIFVPSGMYLRIPAKLKVDDGTYQPIPYNWCLSNSCIAAGVASSKLIKEMDAGKTLTLEVVDSNLLSLTTSLPLAQFNTAHTGPPAQTLEQDIEE from the coding sequence ATGCTTCTTTGCCATCGCAATTTGGTATCAAGCCGGACTGCCAAGATCTCACTTGCCGCGCTGGTATCGATCGCTTTCACGATCGCAGCGCCCGCGCTTGCCGAAATCGCGCCACGAGGGCAGCGGGCCGCCAACGACATCACGTATGGTGAATGGAAGAAGCTTTGCTTCAAGGCTGCCGGCGCCCCGCTTCTTTGCAGGACCTCGATCTCGGGAACCTATGAAACCGGACAAATGGCGGTTCGGATCGATCTGATCGAGCGAGAGAAAGCCGGCAACGCACGCGTGCAGATCTTCGTGCCCTCAGGCATGTACCTGCGAATACCCGCCAAGCTGAAAGTCGATGACGGCACTTACCAGCCCATTCCCTACAATTGGTGCCTCAGCAATAGCTGCATCGCAGCTGGCGTGGCAAGCTCGAAGCTGATCAAGGAAATGGACGCGGGAAAAACGCTGACGTTGGAAGTCGTCGATTCCAATCTGCTGTCGCTGACGACGTCCCTGCCACTCGCTCAATTCAACACCGCTCACACTGGACCGCCGGCGCAGACGCTCGAGCAGGACATCGAGGAGTGA
- a CDS encoding response regulator transcription factor gives MPGLVHVVDDDASFRTAIERRLRLAGYDVVVHSSAAELLDHLPRGETPACVLLDVKIPGLSGPDLQSRLNELGSTLPIIFVTGYADTATTVRTIKAGAEDFLTKPVSSEQLIDAIERALARHNAAQSQRIKLGMFRALLASLTPRERQVFDLIVRGKINKQIAHELGTTERTIKAHRHQVMEKMRVSSFAELVSLAERLGMLDPNSH, from the coding sequence TTGCCCGGCCTGGTTCATGTGGTAGACGACGATGCTTCGTTTCGCACCGCGATAGAGCGCCGGCTGCGATTGGCAGGTTACGACGTCGTCGTACATTCATCGGCGGCGGAGTTGCTCGATCACCTTCCACGCGGTGAAACACCTGCGTGCGTGCTGCTCGACGTGAAGATACCGGGCCTCAGTGGTCCTGATCTGCAAAGCCGGTTGAACGAGCTCGGTTCGACATTGCCGATCATCTTTGTCACCGGGTATGCCGATACGGCAACGACTGTGCGCACGATCAAGGCCGGTGCGGAGGATTTCCTGACGAAGCCGGTATCGTCTGAACAGCTGATTGATGCGATAGAGCGCGCCTTGGCGCGTCACAATGCCGCACAGAGCCAGCGGATCAAGCTCGGCATGTTTCGCGCCCTCCTGGCATCGCTGACGCCGCGCGAGCGGCAAGTCTTCGATCTCATCGTACGCGGCAAGATCAACAAGCAGATCGCTCACGAGCTCGGAACGACGGAGCGAACGATCAAGGCACATCGCCATCAGGTGATGGAGAAGATGCGGGTGAGTTCGTTCGCAGAACTCGTATCGCTCGCTGAGCGACTTGGCATGCTGGATCCGAATAGCCACTGA
- a CDS encoding potassium channel family protein: MAVQFLAGSFVSAINIMIHAIVTVGAIGIARAAGLRHTGRPRLHLMAVMVATAAVLMLAHTLEALVWALAYLMLGAAPIGSDLLYFAFVNYTTLGYGDITPVQAWRLTGPMTAMNGILLFGWSTAVLFEVLRKTLEHLAAIGAGGFSPADR; encoded by the coding sequence ATGGCAGTCCAATTTCTGGCTGGCAGCTTCGTCAGCGCGATCAACATCATGATCCACGCGATTGTGACGGTCGGTGCAATCGGCATCGCTCGCGCCGCCGGGTTGAGGCACACGGGCCGACCGAGGCTGCATCTGATGGCGGTGATGGTCGCGACGGCAGCGGTGCTCATGCTCGCGCACACGCTGGAGGCCCTGGTCTGGGCGCTCGCCTATTTGATGCTCGGCGCTGCACCAATCGGATCCGACCTGCTCTATTTTGCCTTCGTCAATTACACCACGCTGGGTTACGGCGATATCACCCCAGTTCAAGCATGGCGCTTGACCGGGCCGATGACCGCCATGAACGGCATTCTTCTGTTCGGCTGGTCGACCGCCGTGCTGTTCGAAGTCCTGCGCAAGACGCTGGAGCACCTCGCCGCGATCGGCGCCGGCGGATTCAGCCCTGCAGATCGATAG
- a CDS encoding alpha/beta hydrolase family protein yields the protein MRFNSSVRRLLLAAPLVLIWSIGAAHADDQAAPRRIQEEIWALPLPLPMFAYLVRPVGDGPFPFVIMNHGVSLNPTDRSFFPLVEFRDAAKWFAKQGYLVVAPVGTGYGASAIDIPERGIYGPFFSKVGKCTNPNFRDAGLAVAQVDLWIISYMIAEKRVLPDGVIVVGQSAGGWASIALSSLNPPQVKAIITFAAGRGGRVGGKPNNNCAPDRLVETTEEFGRTSRVPMLWIYIENDTFFGPDLSKRMHQAFTAAGGRAEYHLMPPFGNEGHYFIGSPDAIPIWSPLVTGFLAALK from the coding sequence ATGCGCTTCAATTCCTCGGTGCGACGGCTGTTGCTGGCGGCGCCGCTCGTTCTGATCTGGTCGATCGGAGCCGCCCATGCCGATGATCAGGCGGCCCCACGACGCATTCAAGAGGAGATCTGGGCTCTGCCATTGCCGCTCCCGATGTTTGCGTATCTCGTGCGCCCGGTAGGCGACGGTCCGTTTCCATTTGTGATCATGAACCATGGCGTCTCGCTCAACCCGACCGATCGCAGCTTCTTTCCCCTCGTCGAGTTTCGCGATGCCGCCAAATGGTTCGCCAAGCAAGGCTATCTCGTGGTGGCGCCCGTCGGCACCGGATACGGCGCTTCCGCGATCGACATCCCCGAGCGCGGCATCTATGGCCCGTTCTTCTCGAAGGTCGGCAAGTGCACCAATCCGAATTTCCGCGATGCGGGCCTCGCTGTCGCCCAGGTCGATCTGTGGATCATCTCATACATGATCGCCGAGAAGCGCGTCCTGCCCGACGGCGTCATCGTGGTCGGACAATCAGCAGGAGGCTGGGCTTCCATCGCGCTGTCGAGCCTCAACCCGCCACAGGTCAAAGCGATCATCACCTTCGCCGCCGGTCGCGGCGGCCGGGTCGGCGGCAAGCCCAACAACAACTGCGCACCGGACAGGCTAGTCGAAACAACAGAGGAGTTCGGCCGCACCTCGCGGGTGCCGATGCTGTGGATCTACATCGAGAACGATACGTTCTTCGGCCCGGATCTGTCGAAGCGGATGCACCAAGCCTTTACCGCCGCCGGCGGCCGCGCCGAGTATCACCTGATGCCGCCATTCGGCAATGAGGGGCACTATTTCATTGGTTCGCCCGATGCCATTCCGATCTGGTCGCCCCTGGTGACCGGATTTCTCGCAGCGCTGAAGTGA
- a CDS encoding aspartate:alanine exchanger family transporter: MDTVRWIISTAPEIFLLIAVALGTVLGRVKIRGFSIGTTACTLIVAVLIGQLGSFAFPSVLRVILFSLFVFTIGYKSGPEFFASLSLRTLAQVAMALVLGGTGLLIVLTFAFAFGLDPGTASGLAAGALTQSSVIGTASGALAQIGLPKALLEQQEANIAAGYAVTYVLGYILTLIYVPFVAPKLMGVNLKDEAKKLEIELSGGEPPKSENLHYRKFQARAYRVSAAAGRTVKAIEDEIGSRTVIERIVRQGADIEPHLDTILESGDDIVIAGRTAAIVAARPVLGTEIDADEILKAMPGNVVDVLVDNRNLHGRSVQDVADRVGSNARGVFLRALTRMGREVPLSADTRIYVGDVMTLVGTSRNIERAATHVGQILRAGDRTDIAFLAAGIAAGLLAGLISFKVGGIALTLGGGGGALIAGLVCGWLRSRRPTLGAMPPAAQQTLSDLGLGGFIAAIGLGNGHAAWIAIQAHGLLLVGMGLVVTLVPLIVATLFAYHVLRMNPVVTCGALAGAMTVDAAVTGACEVAESQTPVLGVAVPYAVGNVVLTVLGPIIVAATFAG, translated from the coding sequence ATGGACACCGTCAGGTGGATCATCTCCACCGCTCCGGAAATCTTTCTGCTGATCGCCGTCGCCCTCGGGACCGTGCTGGGCCGGGTCAAGATCCGGGGCTTTTCGATCGGCACCACGGCATGCACGCTCATCGTGGCCGTGCTGATCGGTCAACTCGGCAGCTTCGCCTTTCCGTCGGTGTTGAGAGTCATCCTGTTCAGCCTGTTCGTGTTCACGATCGGCTACAAATCCGGTCCCGAGTTCTTCGCTTCCTTGAGCCTCCGCACCCTCGCCCAGGTTGCCATGGCGCTCGTGCTTGGCGGCACGGGTCTCCTCATCGTGCTTACCTTTGCGTTCGCTTTCGGGCTTGATCCAGGCACCGCCTCCGGTCTTGCCGCCGGTGCCCTGACGCAATCCTCGGTCATTGGTACCGCCTCGGGGGCGCTCGCGCAGATTGGCCTGCCGAAGGCTTTGCTCGAGCAGCAGGAGGCGAACATCGCAGCCGGCTATGCGGTCACCTATGTGCTCGGATATATTCTGACGCTCATCTATGTCCCGTTCGTCGCGCCCAAGCTGATGGGCGTCAATCTCAAGGACGAGGCCAAAAAGCTCGAGATCGAGCTGTCCGGCGGCGAGCCTCCCAAGTCAGAGAACCTGCATTATCGAAAATTCCAGGCCCGCGCCTACCGCGTCTCTGCCGCAGCCGGGCGGACTGTAAAGGCGATCGAGGACGAGATCGGCAGCCGCACGGTGATCGAGCGCATCGTGCGTCAAGGCGCGGATATCGAGCCGCATCTCGACACGATCCTCGAGTCCGGCGACGACATTGTCATCGCCGGCCGGACGGCCGCCATCGTCGCCGCGCGCCCCGTGCTGGGCACCGAAATCGATGCCGATGAGATCCTGAAGGCCATGCCGGGCAATGTGGTCGACGTGCTGGTCGATAACCGCAATCTCCACGGCCGCTCGGTCCAGGATGTCGCCGACCGCGTCGGCAGCAATGCACGTGGCGTCTTCCTGCGGGCTCTGACTCGGATGGGGCGAGAGGTGCCGCTGAGCGCAGACACACGCATTTATGTCGGCGACGTGATGACGCTGGTCGGCACCAGTCGCAACATCGAGCGCGCCGCCACGCATGTCGGACAGATCCTGCGTGCCGGCGATCGTACCGACATCGCCTTTCTCGCAGCCGGCATTGCCGCCGGCCTGCTGGCCGGCTTGATCAGCTTCAAGGTCGGGGGCATCGCGCTGACGCTTGGCGGCGGAGGCGGCGCCTTGATCGCGGGCCTCGTCTGCGGCTGGTTACGCTCGCGCCGGCCGACGCTCGGCGCCATGCCGCCCGCCGCGCAGCAAACACTGAGCGACCTTGGCCTCGGCGGCTTCATTGCCGCCATTGGCCTCGGCAACGGCCATGCCGCCTGGATCGCGATCCAGGCGCATGGCTTGCTCCTGGTCGGCATGGGTCTCGTCGTCACTCTGGTGCCGCTGATCGTGGCGACTCTGTTCGCTTACCATGTGCTGCGCATGAACCCTGTCGTTACCTGCGGTGCGCTGGCCGGCGCGATGACGGTCGATGCCGCCGTAACCGGCGCCTGCGAGGTCGCCGAAAGCCAAACGCCGGTGCTCGGCGTCGCAGTGCCCTATGCCGTCGGAAACGTTGTCCTGACGGTGCTTGGCCCCATCATCGTAGCGGCCACGTTTGCCGGATGA
- a CDS encoding L,D-transpeptidase: MPARSPSALILAVLLLLGLNVQNAHASVTIRVQLSTQTMLVAVDGVDFATWPVSTARRGYRTPIGTYRPYSLQSMHYSRLYDFTPMPYSIFFNGGYAIHGTFDVRNLGRPVSHGCIRLAPEQAQSLFELIQAQGPQNTTNEISP, encoded by the coding sequence ATGCCTGCACGATCACCCTCGGCCCTGATTTTGGCCGTACTGCTGCTCCTCGGCCTCAACGTTCAAAATGCGCACGCATCAGTGACAATCCGGGTGCAGCTTTCCACCCAGACAATGCTGGTCGCCGTCGACGGAGTCGATTTTGCGACTTGGCCAGTGTCGACGGCCCGGCGGGGATACCGCACTCCCATCGGCACATACCGGCCTTATTCTCTCCAGAGCATGCATTATTCGAGGCTCTACGATTTCACGCCGATGCCCTATTCGATCTTCTTCAACGGAGGATATGCAATTCATGGGACATTCGACGTCCGCAATCTCGGGCGCCCCGTGTCTCACGGCTGCATCCGATTGGCGCCAGAACAAGCGCAATCGCTGTTCGAATTGATCCAGGCTCAGGGACCTCAGAATACAACGAACGAGATCTCGCCTTGA
- a CDS encoding YoaK family protein, with product MSTLRIAATPLLRRDETITVALLLAFAGGCLDAYTWIIHGVMANAQTANLVLLWVHGMEGDWMRALQFGPPILAFAIGIVIAAWLRRATGERASAVSTLLEIVFLITIGILHNRMPEVAGTLGISLVAAMQAAIFTKVEGATYSTVMITGNMRQAIEGMFAAASGGVAAGTLRRSGIFTGVCCAFGLGAALGALTTKTVPDLALGLPVIVLLIVLLRCEAAHFEAKS from the coding sequence ATGAGCACATTGCGTATTGCCGCCACTCCATTGCTGCGCCGCGACGAAACGATCACCGTCGCATTGCTGCTGGCTTTCGCCGGCGGGTGTCTCGATGCCTATACCTGGATCATCCATGGTGTCATGGCCAATGCGCAGACGGCGAATCTCGTCCTTCTGTGGGTCCACGGAATGGAAGGCGACTGGATGAGAGCGCTGCAATTCGGCCCCCCGATCCTGGCTTTCGCAATTGGTATTGTGATCGCTGCCTGGCTGCGCCGCGCGACGGGGGAGAGAGCCAGCGCCGTCAGTACGTTGCTGGAGATTGTTTTCCTGATCACTATCGGCATTCTTCATAATCGAATGCCCGAGGTCGCCGGCACACTGGGAATTTCGCTGGTTGCGGCGATGCAGGCGGCGATCTTCACCAAGGTCGAAGGCGCGACCTATAGCACGGTGATGATCACCGGTAACATGCGCCAGGCGATCGAAGGCATGTTCGCAGCGGCTTCCGGCGGCGTTGCCGCCGGGACATTGCGGCGATCTGGCATTTTCACCGGCGTGTGCTGCGCCTTCGGCCTGGGTGCGGCTCTTGGCGCGCTGACGACGAAGACCGTGCCGGACCTCGCATTGGGTCTTCCGGTCATCGTGCTGCTGATCGTGCTGCTCCGATGCGAAGCCGCGCACTTCGAGGCGAAGTCATGA